From a region of the Flavobacterium sediminilitoris genome:
- a CDS encoding DUF3526 domain-containing protein, protein MFTYNFKYEIKLLFRNRWVQFLTILLLLLFVFASYNGKQRVNKRMSDIEAAQTTVKTSDTETLATLEALEKGEDLGLSPWVTPQNPMNIGNMNARVVAMPANDMAFMATGQSDIYTHYIKPTVFGDDYALNVSEMSSPIQLLFGSFDLVFVVIYLLPLIIIAFSFNILSEERERGSLRLLASQPISIHKWVLQKLGIRLLWMVLIIILVTVIVFLLNQIGSFSGFLLFVLACSVYMLFWFSLAFMVNIIIGKSAQNAFALLGFWIVLVLLVPSAINQLSDTLYPIPPRSYLVNEVRELKAEATKKQDEILDNFLRDHPEYASQNSEQSHSFWHNYMASQDLVKEQLQPLLSNYEKNLSLRHQWVDNLQWLSPAILVQQTLIDRAGTSKTDYENYWSQATQFSEEWKSYFMPLLYSDQTFTASHFKQLPEFEYKVRKYDGISTRIWGVLVLITLVLGFTFLKYKLSKNRNEIIL, encoded by the coding sequence ATGTTCACATATAATTTCAAATATGAGATAAAGCTGCTCTTTAGAAATCGTTGGGTACAATTTCTTACGATACTCCTGCTGCTTTTGTTCGTTTTTGCCAGCTATAACGGTAAACAGCGTGTCAATAAAAGAATGTCGGATATAGAGGCTGCACAAACTACGGTTAAAACCTCCGATACCGAGACCTTGGCTACCCTTGAAGCGCTTGAAAAAGGTGAAGACCTTGGGTTGAGCCCATGGGTAACCCCACAAAATCCGATGAACATTGGCAATATGAACGCTAGGGTTGTGGCTATGCCTGCCAATGACATGGCTTTTATGGCCACTGGACAGAGCGATATCTATACCCACTATATCAAGCCTACGGTTTTTGGCGATGATTACGCTCTCAATGTTTCAGAAATGTCAAGCCCCATACAATTATTGTTTGGAAGTTTTGACCTCGTCTTTGTTGTGATTTACCTATTACCCTTAATTATCATAGCATTTTCTTTCAATATCCTATCAGAAGAGCGAGAACGGGGCTCGCTCCGTCTATTGGCATCACAACCTATTTCCATTCATAAATGGGTACTTCAAAAACTAGGAATAAGACTATTATGGATGGTTTTGATTATCATACTGGTTACCGTTATTGTTTTCTTGCTCAACCAAATAGGTTCATTTAGTGGCTTTCTACTATTCGTTTTGGCGTGTAGTGTATACATGCTCTTTTGGTTCTCCTTAGCATTTATGGTAAATATCATCATTGGTAAATCGGCACAAAATGCATTTGCATTGCTCGGGTTTTGGATTGTTTTGGTTTTGCTAGTGCCTTCAGCTATCAATCAGTTGAGTGATACCTTATACCCTATTCCACCGAGAAGTTATCTTGTTAATGAAGTTCGTGAACTAAAGGCAGAAGCTACCAAAAAACAGGATGAGATATTGGATAATTTTCTTCGTGACCATCCGGAATATGCTTCACAAAACAGTGAACAATCGCACAGCTTTTGGCATAATTATATGGCTTCCCAAGATTTGGTAAAAGAGCAATTACAGCCTCTTTTATCTAACTATGAAAAAAACCTTTCCCTAAGACACCAATGGGTAGATAACCTACAATGGCTTTCTCCTGCTATTTTGGTTCAACAAACGCTCATAGACCGAGCGGGTACTTCGAAAACCGACTATGAAAACTATTGGAGCCAAGCAACACAGTTTTCTGAGGAGTGGAAAAGTTATTTTATGCCATTGCTGTACAGTGACCAAACTTTTACGGCTTCGCATTTTAAGCAGTTGCCAGAGTTCGAATATAAGGTTCGCAAATACGATGGTATTTCCACAAGAATATGGGGTGTATTGGTACTTATAACTTTGGTTTTAGGTTTTACCTTTTTGAAGTATAAACTGTCCAAAAACAGAAATGAAATCATATTATAA
- a CDS encoding phytanoyl-CoA dioxygenase family protein: MNKYITKEQINEFYTEGFVKLTSCLSQELLYKLNLFFDEVIADKNDHQKVTITVDDKKFITNLELLCYKNNLACLELLGNPFLLEIAQAICGDDFFAIQEFAVLKNLGDNLPVLWHQDMMHKRTGNCFTVGIYIDNANLNDGALRVIPKSHLSNKNICDLAKEDFIEVPMQPGDILIHDMMLAHSSEPLQKNQKRRVIYFEFLSAKQVEVENIYTKELVENRTKLLALAMSYYKLQNPLSEQFDWKKNDFKYCETEKEIRVLLNEVYSIPIKAKPSNYCFEF; the protein is encoded by the coding sequence ATGAATAAATACATCACAAAAGAGCAAATAAATGAATTTTACACAGAAGGTTTTGTGAAACTGACTAGTTGTCTATCACAAGAATTACTCTATAAACTAAATCTTTTTTTTGATGAAGTTATTGCCGATAAAAATGATCATCAAAAGGTAACAATTACAGTTGATGATAAAAAATTTATTACAAATCTTGAATTATTGTGTTATAAAAACAATTTAGCTTGCTTAGAATTGTTGGGAAATCCTTTTTTGTTAGAAATTGCGCAAGCTATATGTGGTGATGATTTTTTTGCCATTCAGGAATTTGCTGTACTTAAGAATTTAGGAGATAATTTACCTGTTTTATGGCATCAAGACATGATGCATAAAAGAACTGGAAATTGTTTTACTGTAGGTATTTATATTGACAATGCTAATTTAAACGATGGTGCTTTAAGGGTTATTCCTAAAAGTCATTTAAGTAATAAAAACATATGTGATTTAGCAAAAGAAGATTTTATTGAAGTTCCTATGCAACCTGGTGATATCCTTATTCATGATATGATGTTAGCACACAGTTCGGAACCTTTGCAGAAGAACCAAAAAAGAAGGGTGATTTATTTTGAATTTTTATCTGCTAAACAAGTAGAAGTTGAAAATATCTACACAAAAGAGCTTGTTGAAAACAGAACAAAGTTATTAGCTCTTGCTATGAGCTATTATAAATTACAAAATCCTTTATCAGAGCAATTTGATTGGAAAAAAAATGATTTTAAATATTGTGAAACAGAAAAAGAAATACGAGTTCTTTTAAATGAAGTATATTCTATTCCTATAAAAGCAAAACCTTCAAATTATTGTTTTGAATTTTAA
- a CDS encoding acyl carrier protein, with the protein MSDIASRVKAIIVDKLGVDENEVVIEASFTNDLGADSLDTVELIMEFEKEFDIQIPDDQAENIATVGQAISYIEEAKK; encoded by the coding sequence ATGTCAGACATTGCATCAAGAGTAAAAGCGATTATCGTAGACAAATTAGGTGTTGACGAAAATGAAGTTGTAATTGAAGCTAGCTTCACTAACGATTTAGGAGCTGATTCATTAGACACTGTTGAGTTAATTATGGAGTTCGAAAAAGAATTTGACATTCAAATTCCAGATGATCAAGCTGAAAACATTGCTACTGTAGGTCAAGCTATTTCTTACATCGAAGAAGCTAAGAAATAA
- a CDS encoding TonB-dependent receptor, whose amino-acid sequence MNRILYLWVSLLFMAFTQNTNAQHKLQGKVMDANGKYPLHEVAVMVENTILGTNTDAQGNFEIPNVSFPLNLKISHVGYETITLSLKEAPKDFVVRLTEQPHELEEIVVVSFEGSKKLKETPAAISSIGQRDINRYNLTSPQQALNTLPGIKLESTTLGRYSLKIRGGNLGAIGHADGYKTYWNGIPISLATGNIPLGQLDFGSIGSMNIVRGPSGSIYGAGLSGVALLENRKPLYKQTSFQTDFLGASYGTYRYGATFATSGQNSDLHLQYSKLHTDGYRNEAASDNEFINLNARFFPSEKQSLSLITQYVDRSYGIPGNLSAEQIVENPRQSTFSRELDNGLRGKSLLVGAGHTYRFNNRWENSTSFSYQVYEGDFLIGNDFFMVADRSITTAFSARTATTYRFDGFFGKENCLVFGGEYTRGINDVNEFSNGFQSPIISARTSTDRSFLGFSQLEMELPEDFTLTLGASYNNFRLDFEERLVELDNPRFSKEVNDFSPRIALTKKINDAFFVYANISKGFSPPPRGAFDNNGTQLNFDLESTKGWNKELGIRGTTFKNRLSFDAVFYRLDVKDVILPRIASNIGGVELVMNENAGAIVRQGIELRTEYFLVKNSQQFLSRASVFGSYTYMDHKFETYNTVEINENGETNEINFDEKNIPGIHPHTLVVGTDIVTKLGLYFNGTFSYYDKVYLNNANTITDNPYRLFDAKLGFKKTLTKDFFFDVFAGGNNILGDTYSATHQYNSSFGAYYDPAPGRNFYSGASLRYIF is encoded by the coding sequence ATGAACAGAATATTATATCTATGGGTCAGTCTATTATTTATGGCTTTTACCCAAAATACAAACGCACAGCACAAACTACAAGGAAAGGTAATGGATGCTAATGGCAAATACCCTTTACATGAAGTTGCCGTGATGGTCGAAAATACAATATTGGGAACAAATACCGATGCCCAAGGGAATTTTGAAATACCCAATGTTAGTTTTCCTTTAAACTTAAAAATATCTCATGTTGGGTATGAAACTATTACCCTCTCTCTTAAAGAAGCTCCTAAGGATTTTGTCGTAAGGCTTACTGAGCAGCCTCACGAACTGGAAGAAATTGTAGTGGTTTCTTTTGAAGGGAGTAAAAAACTCAAGGAAACGCCTGCCGCTATAAGCAGTATTGGGCAGAGGGATATAAACCGCTATAATTTAACAAGTCCGCAACAAGCCCTCAATACATTACCGGGCATTAAGTTAGAATCGACCACTTTAGGACGTTATTCACTTAAAATACGAGGTGGTAACTTGGGGGCTATCGGACATGCTGATGGCTATAAAACCTATTGGAACGGTATCCCCATCAGTCTGGCAACTGGAAATATTCCGTTGGGTCAATTGGATTTTGGGAGCATTGGAAGCATGAACATTGTTCGTGGCCCATCGGGTAGTATCTACGGTGCCGGTTTAAGCGGTGTAGCACTTTTGGAAAACAGAAAACCCCTATACAAGCAAACAAGTTTTCAAACCGATTTCTTGGGAGCTAGTTATGGTACTTATCGTTATGGGGCAACTTTTGCAACGAGCGGGCAAAATAGCGATTTGCATTTGCAATATTCAAAACTTCATACTGATGGTTATCGTAATGAAGCGGCCTCGGACAATGAATTCATCAACTTAAATGCACGTTTTTTTCCTAGTGAAAAGCAAAGTCTTTCCTTGATTACCCAATACGTAGACCGTAGCTATGGTATTCCTGGAAATCTATCGGCTGAGCAAATAGTCGAAAATCCTAGGCAATCCACTTTTTCTCGTGAATTGGATAATGGATTAAGAGGCAAAAGCCTATTGGTGGGTGCTGGTCATACCTATCGCTTTAACAATCGTTGGGAAAACAGCACTTCTTTCAGCTATCAGGTCTATGAGGGTGACTTTTTGATAGGGAATGACTTTTTTATGGTAGCAGACAGGAGTATTACCACAGCTTTTTCTGCAAGAACGGCTACAACGTATCGTTTTGATGGTTTTTTTGGGAAGGAAAACTGTCTTGTTTTTGGCGGTGAATACACTCGTGGAATCAATGATGTCAATGAGTTTAGTAACGGATTTCAAAGTCCCATCATTAGTGCAAGGACTTCTACAGACCGTTCTTTTTTGGGATTTAGCCAATTAGAGATGGAATTGCCTGAAGACTTTACCCTTACACTGGGAGCCAGCTACAATAATTTCCGATTGGATTTTGAGGAGCGTTTGGTTGAACTGGACAATCCGCGTTTCTCAAAGGAAGTGAACGATTTTTCTCCCCGAATAGCTTTAACTAAAAAAATAAATGATGCGTTTTTTGTGTATGCGAACATTAGTAAAGGATTTAGTCCTCCACCTAGGGGTGCCTTCGACAACAATGGAACCCAGTTGAACTTCGACCTCGAATCGACCAAAGGATGGAACAAAGAGTTAGGGATTAGGGGAACAACTTTCAAGAACCGTTTATCATTTGATGCGGTATTTTATAGGTTGGACGTAAAAGATGTTATCCTTCCTCGCATTGCAAGTAATATAGGGGGTGTTGAACTTGTTATGAACGAAAACGCTGGAGCCATAGTCCGACAAGGTATAGAACTAAGAACTGAATATTTCTTGGTAAAAAATTCTCAACAGTTTTTATCGCGAGCCAGTGTATTTGGTAGTTACACTTACATGGATCATAAGTTTGAGACCTATAATACGGTAGAGATCAATGAAAATGGAGAGACTAATGAAATAAACTTTGATGAAAAAAATATTCCTGGGATTCACCCGCATACGTTGGTGGTAGGAACGGATATAGTGACCAAACTAGGACTTTATTTTAACGGTACATTTTCCTACTATGATAAAGTTTATCTAAACAATGCTAATACGATAACCGACAATCCTTACCGATTGTTCGATGCTAAACTTGGTTTTAAAAAGACCTTAACAAAAGATTTCTTTTTTGATGTGTTTGCAGGGGGCAATAATATCTTGGGCGATACATATAGTGCGACTCATCAGTACAATTCGTCTTTCGGGGCATATTACGACCCAGCTCCTGGTAGAAACTTCTATTCTGGAGCTAGTTTAAGGTACATTTTTTAA
- the purN gene encoding phosphoribosylglycinamide formyltransferase, whose product MQKIVLFASGNGSNAEKIILHFKKSSLGNVVAIFTNNPHAKVLEKAKHHDIQGVVFNKVELNDGTVLEKLDEIQPNLIVLAGFLLKFPEEIINFYPQRVINIHPALLPNYGGKGMYGMHVHKAVLDNKEIETGITIHYVNGNYDEGEFIFQKSVNIEDCITPEDVAKKVQELEHQYFPEVIEKFISNNS is encoded by the coding sequence ATGCAAAAAATAGTACTATTCGCTTCTGGTAATGGTTCTAATGCCGAAAAGATAATATTACATTTCAAAAAATCGAGTCTTGGGAACGTAGTCGCTATCTTTACAAACAATCCTCATGCCAAAGTTTTGGAAAAGGCAAAACATCATGATATACAAGGAGTGGTGTTTAATAAAGTAGAGCTTAATGATGGAACTGTTTTAGAAAAACTAGATGAGATTCAACCAAATTTAATTGTTTTAGCTGGGTTTTTATTAAAATTTCCAGAGGAGATAATTAATTTTTATCCTCAGAGAGTGATTAATATTCATCCAGCGTTATTGCCGAACTATGGAGGAAAAGGAATGTATGGAATGCATGTTCATAAGGCAGTTTTGGATAATAAAGAAATAGAGACAGGAATAACAATTCATTATGTAAATGGAAATTATGACGAAGGAGAATTTATTTTTCAAAAAAGTGTCAATATTGAAGATTGTATAACTCCAGAAGATGTTGCGAAAAAGGTACAAGAATTGGAACATCAATATTTTCCTGAAGTAATAGAAAAATTTATATCTAATAACTCATAA
- a CDS encoding ribonuclease HI: protein MYEVHIYTDGAAKGNPGPAGYGVVMEMVGTPYKKEFYEGFRLSTNNRMELLAVIVGLEKLKKSKTKVLVVSDSKYVVDAVEKRWVFQWEKISFKDKKNPDLWIRFLKSYRKHQVDFKWVKGHNNHPQNERCDELAVMASQQEKLSIDAFYEKEDKKML from the coding sequence ATGTACGAAGTCCATATATATACAGATGGTGCTGCAAAAGGTAACCCGGGACCAGCTGGTTATGGTGTTGTCATGGAAATGGTTGGAACTCCTTATAAAAAAGAATTTTATGAAGGATTTCGATTGTCAACTAATAACAGAATGGAATTATTAGCTGTTATTGTTGGTTTAGAAAAACTTAAAAAATCAAAAACGAAAGTATTAGTGGTTTCCGATTCCAAATATGTAGTTGATGCTGTAGAGAAAAGATGGGTTTTTCAATGGGAAAAAATATCTTTTAAGGATAAAAAAAATCCAGATTTATGGATACGTTTTTTAAAATCCTATCGTAAGCATCAAGTAGATTTTAAATGGGTAAAAGGACATAATAATCATCCACAAAACGAACGTTGTGATGAGTTAGCTGTTATGGCATCTCAACAAGAAAAACTTTCTATTGACGCTTTTTATGAAAAAGAAGATAAAAAAATGTTGTAA